Proteins from a single region of Microbacterium sp. zg-Y818:
- a CDS encoding alpha/beta fold hydrolase, with translation MGTRETGAVQDIRFARSADGVGIAYAVHGAGPPLLIDACWLSHLQFDWQSPVWRHFLVELGRIATVIRYDERGHGLSDRDVTDHSLQARVADLEAVADGAGFDHFALLAMAQGGPVAIEYAARHPERLTRLIFYGSDAGARGVPSANELELGRAFEAMIKVGWGRPTPEFRRVFTSMMIPGGTEEQMCWIDELQKMAVDADTAVLARSQRQMIDSSGRLGELHLPTLILHSLGDQIKSFEQARYLAAHIQGARFVALDSNNHIVLSDEPAWPVLRREITDFIAPDRDAAPVASAEDVASALSPRELEILRAAAGGYDNEAIAAELTLSVRTVERHLQNVYAKLGLHGRTARTAAVARLLSGV, from the coding sequence GTGGGGACTCGCGAAACGGGTGCTGTGCAGGATATTCGTTTCGCGCGCTCCGCAGACGGTGTCGGGATCGCGTACGCCGTACATGGTGCCGGTCCGCCGTTGCTGATCGACGCGTGCTGGCTGAGTCATCTGCAGTTCGACTGGCAGAGCCCTGTCTGGCGCCATTTCCTGGTCGAGCTCGGGCGCATCGCGACGGTGATCCGGTACGACGAGCGCGGACACGGGTTGTCAGATCGTGATGTGACCGACCACAGCCTGCAGGCCCGCGTCGCGGACCTCGAGGCCGTCGCTGACGGCGCCGGGTTCGACCACTTCGCTCTCCTTGCGATGGCGCAGGGCGGCCCGGTGGCGATCGAGTATGCAGCGCGCCATCCGGAGCGCCTGACCCGACTGATCTTCTACGGGAGCGACGCCGGAGCACGCGGCGTTCCGTCGGCGAATGAGCTGGAATTGGGTCGCGCGTTCGAGGCGATGATCAAAGTCGGGTGGGGGCGCCCGACGCCGGAGTTCCGGCGGGTCTTCACGAGCATGATGATCCCCGGCGGAACCGAGGAGCAGATGTGTTGGATCGACGAGCTGCAGAAGATGGCCGTCGACGCGGACACGGCGGTGCTCGCGCGGTCCCAGCGCCAGATGATCGACTCCAGCGGCCGTTTAGGCGAACTGCACCTGCCGACATTGATACTGCACAGCCTTGGGGACCAGATCAAGAGTTTCGAGCAGGCCCGATATCTCGCAGCGCACATTCAGGGCGCTCGGTTTGTCGCGCTGGACAGCAATAACCACATCGTCCTGTCCGATGAACCGGCTTGGCCGGTCCTGCGCCGCGAGATCACGGACTTCATCGCTCCCGACAGGGACGCCGCGCCCGTCGCATCCGCGGAGGACGTGGCCTCGGCGCTTTCTCCCCGGGAGCTCGAGATCCTCCGCGCGGCTGCAGGGGGATATGACAACGAGGCGATTGCGGCAGAGCTGACGCTCTCCGTGCGTACCGTTGAGCGGCATCTGCAGAACGTGTACGCGAAGCTCGGGCTGCACGGACGCACTGCGCGTACGGCGGCCGTCGCGCGGCTGCTCTCCGGCGTCTGA
- a CDS encoding TetR/AcrR family transcriptional regulator: protein MPKITAPTVAEHRASQRAALVRAGEELLQESGLAGVNPGSVSERAGMKRSSFYDYFPSKDDLLVAIAIDAIERWDADIEQILEGAERGLPELRAFVDATMRMTADGRHTIAGSLRDANLSPSRMEDLMTLHDALMRPLTRVLEDLGLPASRSTVTLVQGVLGAGVQLVTHGIEPQAAADEVYGLLTRGIVTA, encoded by the coding sequence ATGCCCAAGATCACCGCTCCGACGGTCGCCGAGCACCGCGCCTCTCAGCGCGCCGCACTCGTGCGCGCAGGCGAGGAGCTGCTGCAAGAGTCGGGGCTGGCCGGGGTGAACCCGGGAAGCGTGTCCGAGCGCGCGGGCATGAAGCGATCGAGCTTCTACGACTACTTCCCGTCGAAGGACGATCTGCTCGTCGCGATCGCGATCGATGCGATCGAGCGATGGGATGCCGACATCGAGCAGATCCTGGAGGGCGCAGAGCGTGGCCTTCCCGAACTGCGCGCGTTCGTGGATGCGACGATGCGGATGACCGCCGACGGGCGGCACACCATCGCCGGGTCGCTGCGTGACGCGAACCTCAGTCCCAGCCGCATGGAAGACCTCATGACGCTGCACGACGCGCTCATGCGGCCCCTCACCCGCGTGCTGGAGGATCTGGGCCTGCCGGCATCCCGGTCGACTGTCACGCTCGTGCAAGGGGTGCTCGGTGCCGGAGTGCAGCTGGTGACGCACGGCATCGAGCCGCAGGCCGCGGCCGACGAGGTCTACGGGCTGCTCACCCGCGGCATCGTCACCGCCTGA
- a CDS encoding class I SAM-dependent methyltransferase has translation MIIPTVAATTNSGGTMSMQYSTRPTSTSTPLTSTPEDRALKAKHAAMWASGNYPAVADEVVGSLGRILVDTLDVQSGQRVLDVAAGTGTAALPAARRGAHVTATDLTPELLDVGRTEAMAEGLELTWQPADAEALPHGDATFDVALSCIGVMFAPHHQQAADELLRVCRPGGTVGVLSWTPEGFIGQMFATMKPYAPPPPAGASPAPLWGRADHVRSLFGDRVKNLVARQQTLRVGRFSDGIEFRDFFKANYGPTIAVYRFLGEDAAQVAALDTELAALGDRSLHEGAMNWEYLLVTASRI, from the coding sequence ATGATCATCCCTACGGTTGCGGCAACAACCAATTCCGGAGGAACCATGTCCATGCAATACAGCACTCGACCGACTTCCACGAGTACACCCTTGACGTCAACGCCAGAAGACCGGGCCCTGAAGGCGAAGCATGCCGCGATGTGGGCAAGCGGGAACTACCCCGCCGTCGCCGACGAGGTCGTCGGCTCCCTTGGCCGCATCCTTGTCGATACCCTCGACGTGCAATCCGGACAGCGCGTCCTCGACGTCGCGGCCGGTACCGGGACTGCGGCCCTGCCCGCCGCGCGTCGGGGCGCTCACGTCACTGCTACCGATCTGACGCCCGAGCTCCTCGACGTGGGCAGAACTGAGGCGATGGCCGAGGGACTCGAACTGACTTGGCAGCCCGCGGACGCCGAGGCATTGCCGCACGGCGACGCGACCTTCGACGTCGCCCTATCGTGCATCGGCGTGATGTTCGCCCCACACCATCAGCAAGCCGCCGACGAGCTGCTGCGCGTCTGCCGCCCCGGAGGCACCGTCGGCGTGCTGAGCTGGACCCCCGAAGGCTTCATCGGCCAGATGTTCGCCACAATGAAGCCCTACGCGCCACCGCCGCCCGCCGGAGCGTCCCCGGCCCCGCTGTGGGGACGCGCCGATCACGTTCGGTCGCTTTTCGGCGACCGCGTCAAGAACCTGGTTGCGCGACAGCAGACATTGCGCGTAGGCCGATTCTCCGATGGCATCGAGTTCCGCGACTTCTTCAAGGCCAATTACGGTCCCACGATCGCCGTGTACCGATTCCTCGGCGAGGATGCCGCCCAAGTGGCCGCACTGGACACCGAGCTGGCGGCGCTGGGCGATCGGTCCCTTCACGAGGGCGCGATGAACTGGGAGTACCTTTTGGTCACCGCTTCCCGCATCTGA
- a CDS encoding dihydrofolate reductase family protein, producing the protein MPETTCHISMSLDGFVAGPDQSLDDPLGRRGLELHRWHLGHPRATDADALASKWLGRPRGAYVMGRNMFGPIRGEWDGDWRGWWGPEPPYHAAVFVLTHYARDPIEMEGGTTFHFVTGGFDDAYGRAVETAADDGIHIAGGASTVRQALAADVVDEITLDIAPVLLGSGERIFDGAKSFGYEPVEVLHSPLATHIRYRRA; encoded by the coding sequence ATGCCGGAGACCACTTGCCACATCTCGATGTCCCTCGACGGCTTCGTCGCGGGGCCGGACCAGAGCCTCGACGATCCGCTCGGAAGGCGCGGCCTCGAGCTGCACCGCTGGCACCTGGGACATCCGCGCGCCACCGACGCCGATGCCCTCGCTTCCAAATGGCTGGGACGCCCCCGGGGCGCGTACGTAATGGGCCGCAACATGTTCGGCCCGATCCGCGGCGAGTGGGATGGGGACTGGCGCGGCTGGTGGGGGCCGGAGCCGCCGTACCACGCAGCCGTGTTCGTGCTCACCCACTACGCCCGCGACCCGATCGAGATGGAAGGCGGAACGACCTTCCACTTCGTCACCGGGGGCTTCGACGACGCCTACGGGCGAGCGGTCGAGACCGCCGCCGACGACGGCATCCACATCGCGGGCGGGGCCTCGACCGTCCGTCAGGCGCTCGCCGCCGACGTGGTCGACGAGATCACGCTCGACATCGCGCCCGTGCTGCTGGGCTCGGGGGAGCGCATCTTCGACGGCGCGAAGTCGTTCGGCTACGAGCCCGTGGAGGTGCTGCACTCGCCGCTGGCGACGCACATCCGCTACCGCCGCGCCTGA
- a CDS encoding ABC transporter permease codes for MFLALRELKFARGRFALMGVVIALISLLVVLLSGLSSGLVNDGVSGLKSMPASAFAFDGGTKADNAFSRSVVDEDQLAAWDGVEGIAEAEPMGVNIVNGVTDDGTQIDLTLFGVETDGFLTPPVSSGEGLGAANGIVVSEPMKDEGVEIGTVVRLERSDVELTVVGFTEGQATFGHVDVAYLPLDTWKLMAAGATQPGAPTEAQIAAVDFPFASVVALQAEKDATPDYEAIDATADTTTMTLTEAFNASPGYEAETLTLSMIQFFLYAISALVVGAFFTVWTIQRSHDLAVLRAVGASSRYLLRDSLLQAAILLVGFTALGVAAGVGLGALMPDAMPFALEAAPIAVASALTITLGLLGAAVAVLRIVRIDPLRALGGQR; via the coding sequence ATGTTCCTTGCCTTGCGCGAACTGAAATTCGCCCGCGGCCGCTTCGCGTTGATGGGCGTGGTCATCGCCCTCATCTCGCTGCTGGTCGTGCTCTTGTCGGGCCTGTCCTCCGGACTGGTCAATGACGGGGTCTCCGGCCTCAAATCCATGCCCGCCAGCGCCTTCGCCTTCGACGGCGGCACCAAAGCGGACAATGCGTTCAGCCGCTCCGTCGTCGACGAAGATCAGCTCGCGGCCTGGGACGGTGTCGAGGGCATCGCCGAGGCCGAGCCGATGGGCGTCAACATCGTCAACGGCGTCACCGACGACGGCACCCAGATCGACCTCACGCTCTTCGGCGTGGAGACGGACGGCTTCCTCACGCCGCCGGTGTCCTCCGGTGAGGGCCTCGGGGCCGCCAACGGCATCGTGGTCTCGGAGCCGATGAAGGACGAGGGTGTCGAGATCGGCACCGTCGTCAGGCTCGAGCGCTCCGACGTGGAACTGACCGTCGTCGGCTTCACCGAGGGCCAGGCCACCTTCGGCCATGTCGACGTCGCGTACCTGCCGCTGGACACCTGGAAGCTCATGGCCGCCGGCGCGACCCAGCCGGGTGCACCGACGGAGGCCCAGATCGCCGCGGTCGACTTCCCGTTCGCCAGCGTCGTCGCGCTGCAGGCCGAGAAGGACGCCACGCCCGACTACGAGGCCATCGACGCCACAGCCGACACGACCACGATGACCCTGACCGAGGCCTTCAACGCCTCCCCGGGCTACGAGGCCGAGACGCTGACGCTCAGCATGATCCAGTTCTTCCTGTACGCCATCTCCGCTCTCGTCGTCGGTGCGTTCTTCACGGTCTGGACCATCCAGCGCAGCCACGACCTCGCGGTCCTGCGCGCCGTCGGAGCGTCGAGCCGGTATCTGCTGCGCGACAGCCTGCTGCAGGCCGCCATCCTCCTGGTCGGCTTCACCGCCCTCGGCGTGGCCGCCGGCGTCGGCCTGGGCGCGCTCATGCCGGATGCCATGCCCTTCGCGCTCGAGGCGGCTCCGATCGCCGTGGCATCCGCTCTGACGATCACGCTCGGTCTCTTGGGCGCCGCCGTCGCGGTGCTGCGCATCGTCCGAATCGACCCGCTCCGAGCCCTGGGAGGCCAGCGATGA
- a CDS encoding protein adenylyltransferase SelO, with translation MSLAPQTAVDLGSRFAREFPDLAVPWAAADFPDARLLVLNEPLAAELGFDQAGLRTREGVGLLTGNLVPETAAPVAQAYAGHQFGGYSPRLGDGRALLLGEVTDADGGLRDLHLKGSGPTPFARGGDGFAAVGPMLREYVISEAMHALGVPTTRALAVTATGLGVQRDTVLPGAVLTRVAASHLRVGTFQYAAATGDDDLARRLVAHAIDRHYPHLTDAENPSLALLGAVIDAQAALIARWMLLGFVHGVMNTDNVTISGETIDYGPCAFMDAFDPASVYSSIDRQGRYAFGRQPLIGEWNLARFAEALLTTIDPDTDRAIELAQDELGRFRDAYNAAWFSGMLDKLGIPADADQELTTPLLTDLIDLLQISRVDYTGFFRRLSAVARGDAAGTRALFADPGPFDLWSERWLALAPDADKMDAANPVYIPRNHLVEEALDAATAGDLQPFEQLLEAVTSPFTERPGLERYAEPAPDSFGPYRTFCGT, from the coding sequence ATGAGCCTCGCGCCGCAGACCGCCGTCGACCTCGGCTCGCGGTTCGCCCGCGAGTTCCCGGATCTGGCCGTGCCATGGGCTGCCGCCGACTTCCCGGACGCGCGACTGCTGGTGCTGAACGAGCCGCTGGCGGCGGAACTGGGTTTCGACCAGGCAGGACTCCGCACGCGCGAGGGAGTAGGGCTGCTCACCGGCAATCTCGTCCCCGAGACCGCGGCCCCCGTCGCGCAGGCCTATGCCGGTCACCAGTTCGGCGGATACTCGCCGCGCCTGGGTGACGGGCGCGCGCTGCTGCTCGGCGAGGTCACCGACGCCGACGGCGGCCTGCGCGACCTGCATCTCAAGGGATCCGGCCCCACGCCGTTCGCTCGCGGCGGCGATGGCTTCGCTGCGGTCGGCCCCATGCTGCGCGAGTACGTGATCAGTGAAGCGATGCATGCCCTCGGGGTGCCGACGACGCGAGCACTCGCCGTGACCGCGACGGGGTTGGGCGTGCAGCGCGACACGGTGCTCCCGGGGGCGGTGCTCACCCGCGTCGCGGCGAGCCACCTGCGTGTGGGAACGTTCCAGTACGCCGCTGCGACCGGAGACGATGACCTCGCGCGCCGCCTGGTCGCCCACGCGATCGACCGGCACTACCCGCACCTGACCGATGCCGAGAACCCGTCGCTGGCACTCCTGGGCGCTGTGATCGACGCGCAGGCGGCACTCATCGCCCGCTGGATGCTGCTCGGATTCGTCCACGGCGTGATGAACACCGACAACGTGACGATCTCGGGCGAAACGATCGACTACGGCCCCTGCGCCTTCATGGATGCCTTCGACCCGGCATCCGTCTACAGCTCGATCGATCGGCAGGGGCGCTACGCGTTCGGTCGGCAGCCGCTGATCGGCGAGTGGAACCTCGCCCGCTTCGCCGAAGCCCTGCTGACGACGATCGACCCCGACACCGACCGGGCGATCGAGCTGGCCCAGGATGAGCTCGGGCGGTTCCGCGACGCGTACAACGCGGCCTGGTTCAGCGGGATGCTCGACAAGCTCGGCATCCCGGCTGACGCCGACCAGGAGTTGACCACGCCGCTTCTCACCGACTTGATCGACCTGCTGCAGATCAGCCGCGTCGACTACACGGGCTTCTTCCGCCGGTTGAGCGCCGTCGCGCGCGGAGACGCCGCGGGCACCCGCGCGCTCTTCGCCGACCCCGGTCCGTTCGACCTGTGGTCAGAACGCTGGCTCGCGCTCGCTCCCGACGCCGACAAGATGGATGCCGCGAACCCCGTCTACATCCCGCGCAACCATCTCGTGGAAGAGGCGCTGGATGCCGCAACGGCAGGCGACCTGCAGCCGTTCGAGCAGCTGCTCGAGGCCGTGACCTCGCCGTTCACCGAGCGCCCCGGCCTGGAGCGCTACGCCGAGCCGGCGCCCGACTCCTTCGGCCCGTACCGCACCTTCTGCGGCACCTGA
- a CDS encoding alpha/beta hydrolase, translated as MAEQWTTDILGAPFESLTLPLGNDDEGPVVATLVRSLPSLTARMTQPLRDVDVLYVHGWSDYFFQTELARFWNHLGARFHALDLRKYGRSLREGQTPGYINSLDEYGADIGAALAVMGHAPNAASGRRLVLLGHSTGGLTLTLWAARHPGRASALVLNSPWLELQLGAIGRQAIAPLVQVRARVDPLGTHPAVDLGFYTRAQTELGSLPADPPRAQWRPDRGFATHPGWLAAILEGHRRVSAGLDVGCPALVMLAERSSNPMVWSQDMTSTDSVLVVDDIAKAATRIGKRVSVERINGGIHDLFLSSADPRAEAYAALQRWLTRGAVR; from the coding sequence ATGGCCGAGCAGTGGACCACCGACATCCTGGGGGCGCCGTTCGAGAGCCTCACCCTGCCCCTCGGCAACGACGACGAAGGTCCGGTGGTGGCAACGCTCGTCCGGAGCCTCCCGTCGCTCACGGCGCGCATGACCCAGCCCTTGCGCGACGTCGACGTGCTCTATGTGCACGGCTGGTCGGACTACTTCTTCCAGACCGAGCTCGCCCGGTTCTGGAATCACCTCGGCGCCCGGTTCCACGCGCTGGACCTGCGCAAGTACGGACGCAGCCTGCGCGAGGGGCAGACACCCGGCTACATCAACAGCCTCGATGAATACGGCGCCGACATCGGCGCGGCGCTCGCGGTGATGGGGCACGCGCCGAATGCCGCGTCGGGTCGTCGGCTGGTGCTGTTGGGGCACTCCACCGGCGGGTTGACATTGACGCTCTGGGCCGCCCGGCACCCGGGTCGCGCATCGGCACTCGTGCTCAACAGCCCGTGGCTGGAGCTGCAGCTGGGCGCGATCGGACGCCAGGCGATCGCGCCCCTGGTCCAAGTGCGGGCGCGGGTGGATCCGCTCGGCACCCACCCGGCGGTCGACCTCGGGTTCTACACGCGTGCGCAGACCGAGCTGGGGTCGCTGCCGGCCGACCCGCCGCGCGCCCAGTGGCGACCGGACCGGGGCTTCGCGACGCACCCTGGATGGCTCGCGGCGATCCTCGAAGGGCATCGCCGGGTGTCAGCGGGGCTGGATGTCGGGTGTCCCGCTCTGGTGATGCTGGCGGAGCGGTCGTCCAATCCCATGGTGTGGTCGCAGGACATGACCTCCACCGACTCGGTGCTGGTCGTCGACGACATCGCCAAGGCGGCCACCCGCATCGGGAAGCGCGTCAGTGTGGAGCGGATCAACGGCGGCATCCACGACCTCTTCCTCTCCAGCGCCGACCCTCGGGCTGAGGCCTATGCCGCCCTGCAGCGGTGGCTCACGCGCGGTGCAGTGCGCTGA
- a CDS encoding hemolysin family protein, with product MSGDLLLNIALVIVFVLIGGVFAATEMALVTLRESQVNAIALRGPRGQKVAELARNPNTFLSAVQIGVTVAGFASAAFGASSIAPSLAPLFVSWGWSQSTATLVATILLTLVIAYLSLVLGELVPKRLAIQRNAQFAYGVAPLVNGFARLMRPVIWLLSVSTNSMVRLLGGDPNKTAEGLSDEELRDIVSSHEGLPEDERRILDDVLSIRHRHLSEVMRPRPEVVTLDLDNTVSSAAGRVRDLPFSRYPIVDQSIDDITGFVHVRDVLEAAAADPEAPLAGIVRPIRYLPATARVLPTLTGMRAENDQIAVVVDEYGGTDGIVTLEDLVEEVVGEIFDEYDTEVAPAALAAHGGLVDGRLNLQDFEEATGISLPRGASDTVAGFVVEQLGRLAVIGDKVEVGGATIQVAEIDRRRISRLLVTPHDAGETVTAADRS from the coding sequence ATGAGCGGGGACCTGCTGCTCAACATCGCGCTCGTCATCGTCTTCGTGCTGATCGGCGGGGTGTTCGCCGCCACCGAGATGGCGCTGGTGACGCTGCGGGAAAGTCAGGTGAACGCCATCGCCCTGCGCGGCCCCCGTGGCCAGAAGGTCGCCGAGCTGGCACGCAACCCGAACACCTTCCTCTCCGCCGTGCAGATCGGGGTGACGGTCGCCGGGTTCGCCTCGGCGGCCTTCGGTGCTTCGTCGATCGCGCCATCCCTGGCCCCGCTGTTCGTCTCGTGGGGATGGTCGCAGTCGACGGCGACGCTCGTCGCGACCATTCTGCTCACCCTGGTGATCGCCTACCTTTCGCTGGTGCTGGGCGAGCTCGTGCCCAAGCGGCTGGCCATTCAGCGCAACGCGCAGTTCGCCTATGGCGTCGCCCCGCTCGTGAACGGGTTCGCGCGGCTCATGCGTCCGGTGATCTGGCTGCTGTCGGTCTCGACGAACTCCATGGTGCGACTGCTGGGCGGCGACCCGAACAAGACGGCGGAGGGCCTGAGCGACGAGGAGCTGCGCGACATCGTCTCGAGCCACGAAGGGCTCCCCGAAGATGAGCGGCGCATCCTCGACGACGTGCTGTCGATCCGGCACCGGCACCTGAGCGAGGTCATGCGGCCACGGCCCGAGGTGGTCACGCTGGACCTCGACAACACCGTCTCGTCGGCGGCGGGCCGGGTGCGCGACCTGCCGTTCTCGCGATACCCGATCGTCGACCAGTCGATCGACGACATCACCGGGTTCGTGCACGTGCGTGACGTCCTCGAGGCGGCCGCGGCCGACCCTGAAGCGCCGCTCGCCGGCATCGTCCGCCCCATCCGCTACCTGCCGGCCACGGCACGGGTGCTCCCGACCCTCACCGGCATGCGCGCCGAGAACGACCAGATCGCCGTCGTGGTGGACGAGTACGGCGGCACCGACGGCATCGTCACCCTCGAGGACCTCGTCGAGGAGGTCGTGGGGGAGATCTTCGACGAGTACGACACCGAGGTGGCACCGGCGGCGCTCGCCGCCCACGGGGGTCTCGTCGACGGGCGCCTGAACCTGCAGGACTTCGAAGAGGCCACCGGCATCAGCCTGCCGCGGGGCGCCTCGGACACGGTGGCCGGGTTCGTGGTGGAGCAGCTGGGGCGTCTGGCGGTCATCGGCGACAAGGTGGAAGTCGGCGGGGCCACGATCCAAGTCGCCGAGATCGACCGGCGGCGCATCTCGCGCCTGCTCGTGACCCCGCATGACGCGGGGGAGACGGTGACTGCCGCAGACCGCAGCTGA
- a CDS encoding ABC transporter ATP-binding protein: protein MSTDTTPALQISNAVLELGDGDSRVRALDDVSLTVMPGELLAIVGPSGSGKSSLLAIAGALANPDSGTVRVHGADLSTLSKRTRARFRLRNIGFVFQSGNLLPALTAADQLRLAGRLAGNRHVAPAPVLESVGMGHRAGHRPGELSGGERQRVGIARALVNQPSLLLVDEPTAALDRRRSHEVVELLADRAHDAGVAVVMVTHDRDVLEHCDRVLEMVDGRLGAPVTV, encoded by the coding sequence ATGAGCACCGACACCACCCCCGCCCTCCAGATCAGCAACGCCGTCCTCGAACTCGGCGATGGGGACTCCCGCGTCCGGGCCCTGGACGACGTGTCGCTGACGGTCATGCCCGGCGAGCTCCTCGCCATCGTCGGCCCGTCCGGCTCGGGCAAGTCTTCGCTGCTGGCGATCGCCGGCGCGCTGGCGAACCCCGACAGCGGCACCGTGCGCGTGCACGGCGCCGACCTGTCGACCCTGTCCAAGCGCACGCGGGCGCGGTTCCGCCTGCGCAACATCGGGTTCGTGTTCCAGTCGGGCAACCTGCTGCCCGCGCTCACCGCTGCCGACCAGCTGCGTCTGGCCGGGCGGCTGGCGGGCAACCGCCACGTCGCCCCCGCCCCCGTGCTGGAGTCGGTGGGCATGGGCCACCGCGCCGGTCACCGCCCCGGGGAGCTCTCCGGCGGCGAACGTCAGCGCGTGGGCATCGCGCGCGCTCTGGTGAACCAGCCGAGCCTGCTTCTGGTGGACGAGCCGACGGCAGCGCTGGACCGTCGCCGCAGCCACGAGGTGGTTGAGCTTCTCGCCGACCGGGCGCATGACGCCGGCGTCGCCGTGGTCATGGTCACCCACGACCGCGACGTGCTGGAGCACTGCGACCGCGTGCTCGAGATGGTCGACGGGCGGCTGGGCGCGCCCGTCACGGTCTGA